From Elephas maximus indicus isolate mEleMax1 chromosome 1, mEleMax1 primary haplotype, whole genome shotgun sequence, a single genomic window includes:
- the SRSF12 gene encoding serine/arginine-rich splicing factor 12 → MSRYTRPPNTSLFVRNVADATRPEDLRREFGRYGPIVDVYIPLDFYTRRPRGFAYVQFEDVRDAEDALYNLNRKWVCGRQIEIQFAQGDRKTPGQMKSKERHPCSPSDHRRSRSPSQRRTRSRSSSWGRNRRRSDSLKESRHRRFSYSQSKSRSKSLPRRSTSARQSRTPRRNSGSRGRSRSKSLQKRSKSIGKSQSSSPQKQTSLGTKSRSHGRHSDSIARSPCKSPKGYTNSETKAQTAKHSHFRSHSRSRSYRHKNSW, encoded by the exons ATGTCTCGCTACACGAGGCCCCCCAACACCTCCCTGTTTGTCAGGAACGTCGCGGACGCCACCAG GCCTGAGGACTTGCGACGTGAGTTTGGTCGATACGGCCCTATAGTAGACGTTTACATTCCACTTGACTTCTACACTCGCCGCCCAAGAGGATTTGCTTACGTTCAAT TTGAAGATGTTCGTGATGCTGAAGATGCTCTTTATAACCTCAATAGAAAGTGGGTATGTGGCCGTCAAATCGAAATACAGTTTGCACAAGGTGATCGCAAAA CACCaggccaaatgaaatcaaaagaacgTCACCCTTGTTCTCCAAGTGATCATAGGAGATCCAGAAGTCCCAGCCAAAGGAGAACTCGAAGTAGAAGTTCTTCCTGGGGAAGAAACAGGAGGCGGTCTGATAGCCTTAAAGA GTCTCGACACAGGCGATTTTCTTACAGTCAGTCTAAATCTCGTTCCAAATCACTACCAAGGCGGTCTACCTCAGCAAGGCAATCAAGAACTCCAAGAAGAAATTCTGGTTCTAGAGGACGGTCACGGTCCAAGTCCTTACAAAAAAGGTCCAAgtcaataggaaaatcacaatcaAGTTCACCTCAAAAGCAGACTAGCTTAGGAACAAAATCAAGATCACATGGAAGACATTCTGACTCCATAGCAAGATCCCCATGTAAATCTCCCAAAGGGTACACCAATTCTGAAActaaagcacaaacagcaaaacacTCTCATTTTCGATCACATTCCAGATCTCGGAGTTATCGTCATAAAAACAGTTGGTGA